The following proteins are encoded in a genomic region of Populus nigra chromosome 16, ddPopNigr1.1, whole genome shotgun sequence:
- the LOC133675593 gene encoding uncharacterized protein LOC133675593, which produces MGRVVVYVLITIAFIVFITFSPINNHGRTTPGLNRRLGSKFSMPDFDPLVVKMQRLAEEKGYTGESGAINLENINGYAKEVEDADEYLSDDGRLNITLRLLVLFPLLDKKPRDGLISFEELEAWNVEQARERLAYRTQREIQSRDKDGDGAINFKEYLPQFSNEDIERNEMGHGEAGWWMQQFRNADVDRNGTLDFDEFNNFLHPEDSNNKDIQKWILREKLKRMDDDRDGKLNLAEFSMYAYDGNYKSYAEFEPNVARVGTAEEKFLELDVNKDNFLSEEELIPMIPYLKPGELSYAKHYTSYLIHETDENGDGYLSIDEMLNHEYTFYGTFFQDDEDYDDEFHEEL; this is translated from the exons ATGGGAAGGGTGGTGGTTTATGTCCTCATAACCATAGCCTTTATTGTCTTCATAACCTTTTCTCCCATCAACAACCACGGTCGTACCACTCCTGGCCTCAACCGCCGTCTTGGTTCCAAATTTTCAATGCCAGATTTTGATCCATTAGTTGTAAAAATGCAGAGATTAGCCGAGGAAAAAGGTTACACCGGCGAGAGTGGTGCGATAAATTTGGAAAACATTAATGGCTATGCCAAAGAGGTTGAGGATGCTGATGAGTATCTAAGTGATGATGGAAGGTTAAACATTACCTTAAGGTTACTTGTTTTATTCCCATTGTTAGACAAGAAACCTAGAGATGGGTTGATCAGCTTCGAGGAGCTAGAGGCATGGAATGTTGAACAAGCTAGAGAACGCTTAGCTTATAGGACACAGAGAGAAATCCAATCTCGGGACAAGGATGGAGATGGAGCAATTAATTTCAAGGAATATTTGCCTCAATTTTCCAATGAAGATATAG AGAGAAATGAAATGGGGCATGGTGAAGCTGGATGGTGGATGCAACAATTTAGGAATGCAGATGTTGATCGAAATGGAACCCTAGATTTCGATGAGTTtaacaa CTTCTTGCATCCCGAAGATAGTAACAATAAAGATATCCAAAAATGgattttgagagagaaactCAA GCGGATGGATGATGATCGTGACGGGAAACTCAACTTAGCAGAGTTCTCTATGTACGCTTATGATGGTAATTACAAGAGCTACGCAGAATTTGAACCTAATGTAGCTAGAGTTGGCACTGCAGAAGAGAAATTTCTTGAGCTTGATGTGAACAAAGACAA TTTTTTGTCGGAGGAGGAGCTGATACCCATGATCCCGTACCTCAAGCCTGGAGAACTATCGTATGCTAAGCATTACACCAGCTACTTGATTCATGAG ACTGATGAGAATGGAGATGGTTATTTATCCATAGATGAAATGCTGAATCATGAATATACATTCTATGGGACATTTTTCCAAGACGATGAAGATTATGACGATGAGTTCCATGAAGAACTGTAA
- the LOC133676304 gene encoding protein phosphatase 2C 57 isoform X2, protein MALFRPQLERFLSTKLHCGHSSTKTPTKNFFFATRPRSQCSAIAIDAPSSLTDVAGIRWGSTSLQGAREEMEDDIIIRSDGLEGFSFAAVFDGHAGFSSVKFLRDELYKECVAALQGGLLLNGKDFNAIRKALEEAFERVDAKLLDWLEKDGAQDESGSTATAMFIGNEKLVISHIGDSSVVLSRSGKMEVLTDAHRPYGSNKISLQEIRRIREAGGWIVNGRICGDIAVSRAFGDMRFKTKKNEMLEKGVKEGRWSEKFSSRVQFNGDLVIASPEVYQIAFGSDAEFVILASDGLWDYMNSSDAAAFVRNQLQKHGDVQMIPLLCGGISNLPLILLSASLRRTCTESY, encoded by the exons ATGGCATTGTTTAGGCCACAGTTGGAGAGATTCCTATCAACCAAACTCCATTGTGGCCACTCCAGTACCAAAACCCCCACTAAAAACTTCTTTTTTGCTACTAGGCCTAGAAGCCAGTGTTCTGCTATAGCAATAGATGCCCCATCTTCATTAACTGATGTTGCTGGGATCCGGTGGGGTTCTACAAGCTTGCAAGGCGCACGTGAAGAGATGGAGGATGATATCATAATTCGATCAGACGGCCTTGAAGGATTCTCCTTTGCTGCTGTTTTTGATGGCCATGCTGGTTTCTCTTCTGTGAAGTTCCTCAG GGATGAGTTGTACAAGGAGTGTGTAGCTGCTTTACAAGGCGGTTTGCTATTGAATGGAAAAGATTTCAATGCTATTAGAAAAGCATTAGAAGAGGCTTTTGAAAGGGTTGATGCAAAATTGCTAGATTG GCTTGAGAAGGATGGTGCGCAAGACGAATCTGGTTCGACAGCGACTGCTATGTTCATTGGAAACGAAAAGCTAGTCATTTCGCACATTGGTGATTCATCTGTG GTCCTTTCTCGTTCTGGAAAAATGGAAGTGTTGACTGATGCTCATCGACCTTATGGAAGCAATAAAATCTCTCTTCAAGAAATCAGAAGAATCAGAGAAGCAGGTGGATGG ATTGTCAATGGAAGGATTTGTGGAGACATAGCCGTATCTCGTGCTTTTGGTGACATGCGGTTCAAGACAAAGAAGAATGA GATGCTGGAGAAAGGAGTCAAGGAAGGGAGATGGTCTGAAAAATTTAGTTCTCG AGTACAATTCAATGGGGACTTGGTCATTGCATCTCCAGAAGTTTACCAAATAGCTTTTGGATCAGATGCAGAGTTTGTAATTCTAGCATCTGATGGTTTATGGGATTACATGAACAG CTCAGATGCAGCTGCTTTTGTCAGGAACCAACTTCAAAAACATGGAGACGTTCAG ATGATACCATTGCTGTGCGGCGGCATTTCTAACTTGCCTCTCATTCTGCTTTCAGCTAGCTTGCGAAGAACTTGCACGGAAAGCTATT GA
- the LOC133676304 gene encoding protein phosphatase 2C 57 isoform X1, translating into MALFRPQLERFLSTKLHCGHSSTKTPTKNFFFATRPRSQCSAIAIDAPSSLTDVAGIRWGSTSLQGAREEMEDDIIIRSDGLEGFSFAAVFDGHAGFSSVKFLRDELYKECVAALQGGLLLNGKDFNAIRKALEEAFERVDAKLLDWLEKDGAQDESGSTATAMFIGNEKLVISHIGDSSVVLSRSGKMEVLTDAHRPYGSNKISLQEIRRIREAGGWIVNGRICGDIAVSRAFGDMRFKTKKNEMLEKGVKEGRWSEKFSSRVQFNGDLVIASPEVYQIAFGSDAEFVILASDGLWDYMNSSDAAAFVRNQLQKHGDVQLACEELARKAIDRRTQDNVSIIIADLGRTDWQNLPLQQQNVVLELGQAFATIGIVTLGIWMSALLSS; encoded by the exons ATGGCATTGTTTAGGCCACAGTTGGAGAGATTCCTATCAACCAAACTCCATTGTGGCCACTCCAGTACCAAAACCCCCACTAAAAACTTCTTTTTTGCTACTAGGCCTAGAAGCCAGTGTTCTGCTATAGCAATAGATGCCCCATCTTCATTAACTGATGTTGCTGGGATCCGGTGGGGTTCTACAAGCTTGCAAGGCGCACGTGAAGAGATGGAGGATGATATCATAATTCGATCAGACGGCCTTGAAGGATTCTCCTTTGCTGCTGTTTTTGATGGCCATGCTGGTTTCTCTTCTGTGAAGTTCCTCAG GGATGAGTTGTACAAGGAGTGTGTAGCTGCTTTACAAGGCGGTTTGCTATTGAATGGAAAAGATTTCAATGCTATTAGAAAAGCATTAGAAGAGGCTTTTGAAAGGGTTGATGCAAAATTGCTAGATTG GCTTGAGAAGGATGGTGCGCAAGACGAATCTGGTTCGACAGCGACTGCTATGTTCATTGGAAACGAAAAGCTAGTCATTTCGCACATTGGTGATTCATCTGTG GTCCTTTCTCGTTCTGGAAAAATGGAAGTGTTGACTGATGCTCATCGACCTTATGGAAGCAATAAAATCTCTCTTCAAGAAATCAGAAGAATCAGAGAAGCAGGTGGATGG ATTGTCAATGGAAGGATTTGTGGAGACATAGCCGTATCTCGTGCTTTTGGTGACATGCGGTTCAAGACAAAGAAGAATGA GATGCTGGAGAAAGGAGTCAAGGAAGGGAGATGGTCTGAAAAATTTAGTTCTCG AGTACAATTCAATGGGGACTTGGTCATTGCATCTCCAGAAGTTTACCAAATAGCTTTTGGATCAGATGCAGAGTTTGTAATTCTAGCATCTGATGGTTTATGGGATTACATGAACAG CTCAGATGCAGCTGCTTTTGTCAGGAACCAACTTCAAAAACATGGAGACGTTCAG CTAGCTTGCGAAGAACTTGCACGGAAAGCTATT GACCGGCGGACACAAGACAATGTTAGCATTATCATTGCTGATTTAGG GCGGACAGACTGGCAAAATCTGCCTCTCCAGCAACAAAATGTTGTGCTTGAACTGGGCCAAGCTTTTGCTACCATTGGTATTGTCACACTTGGAATATGGATGTCAGCCTTGCTTTCTTCATAA
- the LOC133676214 gene encoding importin subunit beta-1: MAMEVTQVLLNAQSIDGNVRKHAEESLKQFQEQNLPGFLFSLSGELANDEKPVDSRKLAGLILKNALDAKEQHRKLELVQRWLSLDNNVKGQIKAFLLKTLASPVPDARSTASQVIAKIAGIELPQRQWPELIGSLLSNIHQLPAHVKQATLETLGYLCEEVSPDVVDQDHVNKILTAVVQGMNASEGNNDVRLAATRALYNALGFAQANFSNDMERDYIMRVVCESTLSPEVKIRQAAFECLVSISSTYYEKLAPYIQDIFNITAKAVREDDEPVALQAIEFWSSICDEEIDILEEYGGDFTGDSEIPCFYFIKQALPALVPMLLETLLKQEEDQDQDEGAWNIAMAGGTCLGLVARTVGDDIVQLVMPFIEENITKPDWRQREAATYAFGSILEGPSPDKLTPLVNVALNFMLTALTKDPNNHVKDTTAWTLGRIFEFLHGSTVDTPIITQANCQQIVTVLLQSMKDVANVAEKACGALYFLAQGYEEVSPSSPLTPYFQEIVQALLTVTHREDAGESRLRTAAYETLNEVVRCSTDETAPMVLQLVPVIMMELHNTLEGQKLSSDEREKQGELQGLLCGCLQVIIQKLGSSEPTKYVFMQYADQIMGLFLRVFACRSATVHEEAMLAIGALAYATGPDFAKYMPEFYKYLEMGLQNFEEYQVCAVTVGVVGDICRALEDKTLPYCDGIMTQLLKDLSSNQLHRSVKPPIFSSFGDIALAIGENFEKYLMYAMPMLQSAAELSAHTADADDEITEYTNSLRNGILEAYSGILQGFKNSPKTQLLIPYAPHILQFLDSMYMEKDMDDVVMKTAIGVLGDLADTLGSNAGSLIQQSLSSKDFLNECLSSDDHMIKESAEWAKLAISRAISV; the protein is encoded by the exons ATGGCGATGGAAGTGACCCAGGTGCTATTGAATGCCCAATCTATTGACGGGAATGTGCGGAAGCATGCGGAAGAAAGCTTAAAACAGTTTCAGGAGCAAAACCTGCCTGGTTTTTTGTTCTCCCTCTCTGGAGAGCTAGCGAATGATGAGAAGCCTGTTGATAGCCGTAAATTAGCGGGCTTAATACTTAAAAATGCATTGGATGCAAAGGAACAACATAGAAAGCTCGAGCTTGTTCAAAGATGGTTGTCGTTGGACAACAATGTTAAGGGTCAAATTAAGGCGTTTTTGTTGAAGACCCTTGCTTCTCCTGTACCGGATGCACGGTCAACTGCATCTCAAGTTATTGCTAAGATTGCTGGGATTGAGTTGCCTCAGCGACAATGGCCGGAGCTGATAGGATCGCTTTTATCTAATATTCATCAGTTACCTGCTCATGTCAAGCAAGCTACTTTAGAGACTCTTGGATATTTGTGTGAGGAAGTCTCACCTGATGTTGTCGATCAAGACCATGTAAACAAGATACTTACGGCAGTAGTTCAGGGCATGAATGCATCTGAAGGAAACAATGATGTTAGGCTTGCTGCAACCCGAGCACTGTACAATGCACTTGGATTTGCTCAAGCAAATTTCAGCAATGATATGGAGCGCGATTATATCATGAGAGTGGTCTGCGAGTCAACACTGTCCCCAGAAGTGAAGATACGACAGGCTGCTTTTGAGTGTTTGGTCTCTATTTCATCAACATATTATGAGAAATTGGCTCCTTATATTCAGGATATCTTTAACATCACAGCAAAAGCTGTGAGGGAAGATGATGAACCTGTAGCTCTTCAAGCAATTGAATTCTGGAGTTCAATATGTGATGAGGAGATAGATATCTTGGAAGAATATGGGGGTGATTTCACTGGGGATTCTGAGATTCCTTGCTTTTACTTTATTAAGCAGGCTCTCCCTGCTCTGGTCCCTATGCTGTTGGAAACTCTTCTTAAGCAAGAGGAGGATCAGGATCAAGATGAAGGAGCTTGGAATATTGCAATGGCTGGCGGAACATGCCTTGGTTTGGTTGCAAGGACTGTGGGAGATGATATTGTGCAACTTGTTATGCCATTCATTGAAGAGAACATTACAAAACCAGATTGGAGGCAAAGGGAGGCAGCGACTTATGCATTTGGCTCAATCTTGGAGGGTCCTTCCCCTGACAAGCTAACACCACTTGTTAATGTTGCATTGAACTTCATGCTTACTGCATTGACCAAGGATCCAAATAACCATGTGAAGGATACGACTGCTTGGACCCTTGGTCGAATCTTTGAATTCCTTCATGGTTCAACTGTGGATACACCAATAATTACTCAGGCAAATTGCCAACAAATTGTCACTGTGCTACTTCAGAGCATGAAGGACGTTGCCAATGTAGCAGAGAAGGCATGTGGTGCCCTCTATTTCCTTGCCCAGGGTTATGAAGAGGTGAGCCCATCATCTCCCCTTACTCCTTACTTCCAAGAAATTGTCCAGGCACTTCTCACTGTTACCCACAGAGAAGATGCTGGGGAGTCCCGATTAAGGACTGCTGCATATGAAACGTTGAATGAGGTGGTGAGGTGCTCAACTGATGAAACCGCACCTATGGTGCTGCAACTGGTTCCTGTCATCATGATGGAGCTTCACAATACTCTTGAAGGGCAGAAGCTTTCTTCTGATGAGAGAGAGAAGCAGGGTGAATTGCAAGGGCTTCTCTGTGGTTGCTTACAGGTCATAATTCAGAAGTTAGGCTCCTCTGAGCCAACTAAGTATGTGTTCATGCAATATGCAGACCAGATAATGGGACTCTTCCTGAGGGTTTTTGCTTGTAGAAGTGCAACAGTGCACGAGGAGGCCATGTTGGCTATAGGAGCCCTTGCCTATGCAACTGGTCCAGATTTTGCCAAATACATGCCAGAGTTTTACAAGTACTTAGAAATGGGCCTTCAGAATTTTGAGGAGTACCAAGTCTGTGCGGTTACTGTTGGTGTGGTGGGGGATATTTGCAGGGCATTGGAAGATAAAACTTTGCCTTACTGTGATGGTATTATGACTCAGCTTCTCAAGGACTTATCAAGCAACCAGTTGCATAGATCTGTGAAGCCTCCCATTTTCTCTAGCTTTGGCGACATTGCCCTGGCAATAGGAGAGAATTTTGAGAAGTACTTGATGTATGCCATGCCCATGCTGCAGAGCGCTGCTGAATTGTCTGCCCACACAGCTGATGCTGATGATGAAATTACTGAGTACACAAATTCTTTGAGAAACGGAATTTTGGAGGCATATTCTGGAATTCTTCAAGGTTTTAAGAATTCTCCTAAAACTCAGCTCTTGATTCCTTATGCACCTCACATCCTGCAGTTCTTGGATAGCATGTACATGGAGAAAGACAT GGATGATGTGGTGATGAAAACTGCTATTGGAGTCCTTGGAGATTTAGCAGATACACTGGGAAGTAATGCTGGTTCTTTGATACAGCAATCTCTCTCTAGCAAAGACTTTTTAAATGAATGTTTGTCTTCTGATGATCATATGATTAAGGAATCTGCCGAATGGGCCAAGTTGGCCATCAGTCGTGCCATTTCAGTTTGA
- the LOC133675540 gene encoding protein PLASTID TRANSCRIPTIONALLY ACTIVE 7 has product MKSLISSKQSQTEQKMAVSALSFAFSSLSPPKSSLCSFPEKSQVVSKLQKNSSRGRRVWRRRKLTKEDDLLRYKLERVPFLEEQVRKIKDEGKLLTMDIHRLLLSEDNRFDFVNEIAAEAIEYVENNRDDYGGKKKAILHVLSNRMNDAGYSRPVAYEESDPFLPGPTYLRQELE; this is encoded by the exons ATGAAGAGTCTAATCTCTTCAAAACAGAGCCAAACAGAACAAAAAATGGCCGTCTCTGCTCTATCCTTTGCTTTCTCTTCACTTTCACCTCCAAAATCTTCACTGTGCTCGTTTCCAGAGAAATCCCAG gtagTCTCAAAGTTGCAAAAAAACAGTAGCCGTGGTAGACGAGTCTGGCGCCGGAGGAAATTg ACTAAGGAAGATGATCTATTGCGATATAAATTGGAGCGAGTTCCTTTCCTTGAGGAGCAGGTTAGAAAGATTAAAGACGAAGGAAAGTTATTGACAATGGATATCCACAGATTGTTACTATCAGAGGATAACAGGTTTGATTTTGTGAATGAGATTGCAGCTGAGGCCATAGAGTATGTTGAGAACAACAGAGATGACTacggaggaaagaaaaaagccaTTTTACATGTGCTTAGCAACCGTATGAACGATGCTGGGTATTCCCGTCCGGTGGCATATGAAGAATCCGACCCCTTCCTGCCAGGGCCTACTTATTTGAGGCAGGAGCTTGAATAG
- the LOC133676191 gene encoding acyl-CoA-binding domain-containing protein 1, with protein MADWQHLLQSIFIGLLFSYLLAKLISIVVSFQNDNLHITRNPKPQSNDPAPVPIPAVHHYQHSHGDVDSVVAEQGSVRNESVSGSDGDGGAGDDDDDDWEGVESTELDEMFSAATAFVAAAAADRVSLKVSSDLQLQLYGYYKIATEGPCTSAPPSALKMTARAKWQAWQKLGAMPPEDAMQKYIDIITELYPTWASGSAMSKDRDGVGPSKDGKGPMGPVFSTFVYEEESGTELKMDAIHAFAREGEVNNLIKCIDGGVSVNLKDSEGRTPLHWAVDRGHLNIAEVLVGKNADINAKDNEGQTPLHYAAVCEREAIAEYLVKQNADTDAKDNDGQSAHDLCESDWPCLQRPAA; from the exons ATGGCAGATTGGCAACACCTTCTCCAATCAATCTTCATAGGTCTTCTCTTCTCATACCTCCTCGCCAAACTCATTTCCATCGTCGTTTCTTTCCAAAACGACAATCTCCATATCACCCGAAACCCAAAACCCCAATCGAACGACCCCGCCCCCGTCCCCATCCCCGCAGTCCATCATTACCAGCACTCTCATGGTGACGTAGATTCGGTGGTTGCAGAACAAGGCAGTGTGCGAAACGAGAGCGTATCAGGGAGTGACGGTGATGGTGGTGCTGGtgacgacgacgacgatgaTTGGGAAGGTGTGGAGAGTACGGAATTGGATGAAATGTTTAGTGCAGCTACGGCATTTGTGGCTGCAGCTGCGGCGGATCGGGTTTCGTTGAAGGTATCGAGTGATTTGCAGTTGCAGCTTTATGGGTATTATAAGATTGCTACTGAAGGTCCTTGTACTAGCgcgcctccttctgctctcaaAATGACTGCCCGTGCCAAATG GCAAGCATGGCAGAAATTGGGTGCTATGCCACCAGAAGATGCAATGCAGAAGTACATTGATATTATTACAGAGCTGTATCCTACCTGGGCTTCTGGTTCAGCTATG AGCAAAGACAGAGATGGTGTTGGACCGAGCAAGGATGGAAAAGGACCAATGGGACCGGTTTTCAGCACTTTCGTCTATGAGGAGGAATCAGGAACAGAGTT GAAAATGGATGCCATTCATGCGTTTGCCAGAGAAGGAGAAGTGAATAATTTGATCAAATGCATTGATGGTGGTGTTTCTGTGAACTTGAAAG ATAGTGAGGGTCGGACTCCTTTGCATTGGGCGGTAGATCGTGGTCATCTTAATATTGCCGAGGTGCTTGTTGGAAAGAATGCAGACATAAATGCAAAG gATAATGAAGGCCAAACCCCGTTGCATTATGCTGCTGTCTGTGAGAGAGAAGCAATTGCTGAATATCTTGTGAAGCAAAATGCAGATACAGATGCGAAGGACAATGATGGGCAGTCCGCCCATGATCTCTGTGAATCAGATTGGCCTTGCCTGCAACGCCCCGCAGCTTAG